The Patescibacteria group bacterium genomic interval CAGGCAGGCCGCGCCAAGCGCCAATCCGCCGCCGACTTTGAATAAGCCTTTGGCCAAACCGGCGACAGCGCCGAAAGCGTGAGAAACGTCGCCCGAGCCAACATTGACAAGGCCGCCCCTGATAGGAAGGCCGCCCAGGGAACCGGTTAATATTTTTCCATCCATACAGACTCCTTTCTTAAGTTTGAAAAAACAAGCAATTATTATTGAACAGCTAAAGCTTGTCATAAATCAATCTTTTAGTCAAGAGGGGACAAGTAGTTTTTTAGCACTCTTGACACCCGAGTGCTAATTGAAGTAAAATGAAAATGCAATACTAAATTGTAATACTAAAATGTAATACTAATAAATACGAATACATACTAATCACACGAATATTAAATAACAAATTTAAACAATTAGAAAAGAATTCGTTATATTAGTATGTATTCGTAGATTAGTATTACAATAAAAGCGTCGAAAAAAAGAATATCTATGGACCGAAAAAAACAAATCCTAGCTGCTATTATCAAAGAACATATCGCGACGGGCGCTCCCGTCGGGTCTTCGAATTTGGTGGAGAAATATAAACTCGATTGTTCTTCGGCGACCGTCCGGAATATCATGGCCGAATTGGAAGAAGAGGGATTCATCCGCCAGCCGCATACTTCGGCGGGCCGGGTGCCGACCGAAGCCGCTTATAGATTATATTTGTCCGAAGTCATTGATAAAAAGAAAGTCAAAAAAATCAGAGATAAGGATTTGCGCGAAATCGATCTGGCTTTGGGCGATACGGATGAAGACTCGATGCGCGACACGGCCAAGACTTTGGCCGGTTTAACCGATTCGGCCGTGTTCTGGGCGTTCCATAAAAACAATTTGTATTACACCGGGCTATCCAATCTTTTCCAGCAGCCGGAATTCGTCAACTCGGGCTTGGTCTATAACGTTTCCTCGGTGATCGATCGGATGGACGAGATCATTGATAATATTTTTGAAAAGACCGGTTTGGAGGCGCAAATTATGATCGGCGAAGAAAATCCTTTCGGCAATTTCTGCGGCGCGATACTTGCCAAATACAAGCGCGGCAATCAATCCGGCCTATTCGGAATTCTCGGCCCGATGCGGATGGATTATGAACGGAATCTGTCGCTGGTTGAATATATATTGAATAAGTTAAAAAAGTAAAAATACTTTTGTCATCCTGAACGGAGCGTAGCGGAGTGAAGGATCTATTATGCGGGAAGTTCGTATAATGACTTTAAAAATTTTTGTCGAAGAAGTCCGTAGTTCCTGCAAAATAGATCCCTCGCGACGCGCTCGGGATGACAAAACAATAATATGCCTGACGAAAAATCCTCCTCCGCTAAAGCCGCGGGGGATAAAGAAATAAATAACGAAGCCTTGGAAGAAGCTGCAGTTGAATCCGCCGACGAAAAAATCCTGCGCTTGGAAACCGAGCTGAAAGACGCCAATGATAAATATTTGCGCGCGCTGGCCGAACAGCAGAATTTGGTTAAGCGGCAGGCCGCCGAGAAAGAAGATTTTGTCCGCTATGCCAATCAGGAAATCATTGCCGAATTTTTGATGGTCTATGATCATTTGAAATTATCCATCAGCTCGCTGCCGGAAAATGAAAAAGGCAGTGCCTGGGTTAAGGGCGTGGAAATGACCATTAAACAATTTAAAGATCTGTTATCAGTTAACGGTGTCGATGAAATCAAAACTACTGGCGAGAAATTTGATTCCAATACTATGGAAGCAGTTGAAGGCCAGGGCGAAAAGGTTTTAAAAGAGATAATGGCGGGTTATAAATTAAACGGCAAAGTTATACGTGCTGCTAGAGTTGTTTTAGAATAATGAAAAAAATAAATAACCAATATTAAATATCCAATACTTAAAAAAATATTTTAATAATTAAATATCTAAAACGCCTGTTGAGCAAATTTTGATTATTAAAATATTTATTTATTTTTTAAAATATTGGTTATTGATTATTGGATATTAAATCTATGTCTAACTTAATCAAATGGTCTCCGTTCTTCGACGGTTTTGAAGATACGGACAAGATGTTTTCCGAATTCGTGCCCATGGTGCGGCGCACGGATTCAGCCGGATTCGTTCCCGCGATCGATATGTATGAAGATAAGGATAATCTGATCGTCGAGACGCAATTGGCCGGCACTGATCCGGAAAAAGTTTCCATCGCCATTGAAAATGACGTTTTGACGATCAAAGGCGAAAGCGAAAAGAAAAGTGAGGTGGAAGATAAAGAATATTATCGCAAAGAGATTCGCCGCGGCTCATTCTTCCGCTCGATCCCTCTGCCGGCTCATGTCGACGGCGACAAAGCCTCAGCCATTTCCGAATCCGGCATCCTGAAAATTTCTATCCCGAAAAGAGCAGAATCCGCGCCAAAGACGATTAAAATTGAAAAGAAGTAAAGAATTCCCCTCTTGGGAGGGGTGCCGAGCCCGGCGAGGCGGGGTGGGTCTATTCCCGACAATATTTTGCCACTTTTTTTAAAAAAAGTGGCGCAAAAAAATGCGCGCAGGGACAAATTTCCTATCACTCCGCTATGAAACCTAGCAAAATTGCTATACTTGCCCCTCACCATTTCTGTTTGATAACAGAAATGGTGAGGGGCTTCGAACAACGCAATTTTGCACGGTTTCTACGCTGCGTGATTACGGAAATTTTCCAATGCGCGCCACAAGGAAGTTTATTTGTTAAAAAGTCCCCTCTCGAGAGGGGTGGCCGCGCCGCGCGGACGGGGTGTGTAAGGGCGGGGAAAAAGATTGTTCCTTAAATTTCACCAAAAGAAAACGCCCAAGACTTTTTGAAAAGTGTCTCGGGCGCTTGAAGATGCCGGGCGATTCAATGAAAGCGCCAGTTGACCCATAGCAGATCTCCGGTGGCTGTCATTGTGCCTGGGGCGTTGAGGATGACAAAGATTGCGATAATAATGAGCAGCAAGATCCAAATATACGCGGGCATTCTTGCGTTTGGCTTCATGGCAGCTCCTTTGTGGGGATTGAGAACGAGATTATCTTATAATTACACTACCGTTCGGGATGGAAGTCAATGTCAGCTTTTTGATCGCCATTAATTAAATTAAAAATTATTAATTATAAATTATAAATAAGGAGACTGATGAGCGGTAAGTTGGGATAAATATCCAGCTACCAACTACTAGTCCCCGGCTACAAAAATATTATGTCAAAAATTTTAGGTATCGATTTAGGAACCACTAATTCCGCGATGGCGATCGTCGAGGGAGGCGCGCCGAAGATTTTGGAAAATTCGGAGGGCATGAGAACCACGCCGTCCATCGTCGCGATTTCCAAATCCGGCGAATGGCTGGTTGGTGCATCGGCTAAAAGACAAGCCGTCACCAATCCGGAGAATACGATTTTTGAAGTTAAGCGTTTGATCGGCCGTCATTTCAATGACGCCGAAGTTCAGCGCGACTTGAAGAATATGCCATTTAAGATCGTTCAGGCCGGCGAAGGCGTGAAGATCATGATTTCCGGCAAAGAATATACTCCGCAGGAAATTTCCGCCAAAATTTTAGCAAAATTAAAAGCCGATGCCGAAGCTCGCTTGGGCGAAACCATCACCGAAGCGATCATTACTGTGCCGGCTTATTTTAACGATTCACAGAGACAAGCCACTAAGGATGCCGGTCAGATCGCCGGTTTGGATGTAAAAAGAATTATCAATGAACCGACCTCGGCCGCTTTGGCTTACGGTTTGGATAAAAAAGTCGGCCAGCAGATTGTCGTTTACGATCTGGGCGGCGGAACTTTC includes:
- a CDS encoding nucleotide exchange factor GrpE, which translates into the protein MPDEKSSSAKAAGDKEINNEALEEAAVESADEKILRLETELKDANDKYLRALAEQQNLVKRQAAEKEDFVRYANQEIIAEFLMVYDHLKLSISSLPENEKGSAWVKGVEMTIKQFKDLLSVNGVDEIKTTGEKFDSNTMEAVEGQGEKVLKEIMAGYKLNGKVIRAARVVLE
- a CDS encoding Hsp20/alpha crystallin family protein, which encodes MSNLIKWSPFFDGFEDTDKMFSEFVPMVRRTDSAGFVPAIDMYEDKDNLIVETQLAGTDPEKVSIAIENDVLTIKGESEKKSEVEDKEYYRKEIRRGSFFRSIPLPAHVDGDKASAISESGILKISIPKRAESAPKTIKIEKK